A DNA window from Streptococcus sp. LPB0220 contains the following coding sequences:
- a CDS encoding zinc-binding dehydrogenase, translated as MKKTVYTKAGQVGLVEVERPRIEAPDDVILRIVRTCVCGSDLWSYRNPDIEAGHQNSGHEAIGIVEEIGEAITTVKPGDFVIAPFTHGCGECDACRAGYDGTCDRHIGTNWSDGVQAEYIRFHFANWALVKIPGQPSDYTEAMLKSFLTLADVMPTGYHAARVADVKPGDKVVVIGDGAVGQCAVIAAKMRGASQIVLMSRHQDRQQMALESGATAVVAERGEEGIAKVREILGGGADAVLECVGTAAAVDQALGVLHNGGRLGFVGVPHYNNRALGSTFAQNISVAGGAASVTTYDKQVLLKAVLDGDINPGRVFTSSYKLEDIDQAYKHMDERKTIKAMIVLD; from the coding sequence ATGAAGAAAACAGTCTATACAAAAGCTGGGCAAGTGGGTCTAGTAGAAGTAGAACGTCCACGCATCGAAGCGCCAGATGATGTCATTCTCCGCATCGTTCGCACCTGTGTCTGTGGCTCCGATCTATGGAGTTACCGCAATCCAGATATTGAAGCAGGTCATCAAAATAGTGGCCACGAAGCTATTGGGATCGTGGAAGAAATCGGTGAGGCCATTACAACGGTTAAGCCAGGAGACTTTGTCATTGCGCCTTTCACCCATGGTTGTGGGGAGTGTGATGCCTGTCGTGCTGGCTATGATGGGACTTGTGACCGCCATATTGGCACCAACTGGTCTGACGGGGTGCAAGCAGAGTACATCCGTTTCCACTTTGCTAATTGGGCCCTTGTCAAGATTCCAGGTCAACCATCTGATTATACAGAAGCTATGCTCAAATCCTTCTTGACGCTGGCTGATGTCATGCCGACGGGCTACCATGCAGCGCGTGTAGCAGACGTGAAGCCTGGTGACAAAGTAGTGGTCATCGGGGACGGTGCCGTTGGTCAATGTGCAGTGATCGCAGCCAAAATGCGGGGAGCATCACAAATCGTCCTTATGAGCCGTCACCAAGACCGTCAACAGATGGCCTTGGAGTCAGGCGCGACAGCAGTTGTCGCTGAGCGTGGTGAAGAAGGCATTGCCAAGGTTCGTGAAATCCTCGGAGGTGGAGCAGATGCGGTCCTTGAATGTGTCGGTACCGCAGCAGCTGTCGATCAAGCCCTTGGGGTTCTTCACAATGGAGGACGTTTAGGTTTTGTCGGCGTGCCTCATTACAATAATCGTGCCCTTGGTTCGACCTTTGCTCAAAATATCTCAGTGGCAGGTGGAGCAGCCTCAGTTACTACTTATGACAAACAAGTTTTGTTAAAAGCGGTCCTTGATGGTGATATCAATCCGGGTCGTGTCTTTACCTCAAGCTATAAACTGGAAGATATCGACCAAGCTTATAAGCACATGGATGAACGTAAGACTATTAAGGCTATGATTGTACTTGACTAA
- a CDS encoding cation diffusion facilitator family transporter, with translation MKTKHAVWIAFFLNLSYAIVEFIAGGIFGSSAVLADSVHDLGDAIAIGISAFLESISNREEDSRYTLGYKRFSLLGAMVTAVILMTGSVLVILENITKIFHPQPVNDEGILWLGIIAVSINVLASLVIRKGQTKNESILSLHFLEDTLGWVAVILMAIVLRFTDWYILDPLLSLAISIFILSKAIPRFWSTLKIFLDVVPEGVDIQQVKSDLERLDHVASINQLNLWTMDGLEKNAIVHVCLEHVNHMEVCKESIRDLLKDCGFQNVTIEVDEDLATHRAHKRNIEELEVSQSHEHDHHH, from the coding sequence ATGAAGACAAAACATGCGGTCTGGATCGCTTTTTTCTTGAATTTGAGTTATGCCATTGTTGAGTTTATTGCAGGAGGGATTTTTGGATCCAGTGCGGTCCTTGCGGATTCGGTCCATGACTTGGGGGATGCGATCGCTATTGGGATCTCTGCCTTTTTGGAAAGTATCTCCAATCGCGAAGAAGACAGCCGCTATACCTTGGGCTACAAGCGCTTTAGCCTTTTAGGGGCCATGGTAACGGCAGTGATTCTCATGACAGGGTCCGTTCTGGTTATTTTGGAAAATATAACGAAAATCTTTCATCCACAACCTGTCAACGATGAGGGCATCCTTTGGCTAGGAATCATAGCCGTCAGCATCAATGTGCTAGCGAGTCTCGTCATTCGCAAAGGACAAACCAAGAACGAATCCATTCTCAGCCTGCATTTTCTGGAAGATACCTTGGGTTGGGTGGCTGTTATCCTAATGGCCATTGTTCTACGATTTACCGACTGGTATATTCTGGATCCGCTCTTATCTCTTGCCATTTCCATCTTTATTCTGTCAAAAGCAATTCCACGTTTTTGGAGCACGCTCAAGATTTTTCTCGATGTTGTGCCAGAAGGAGTAGATATCCAGCAAGTCAAGAGTGATTTGGAGCGGTTGGACCATGTCGCTAGTATCAATCAGCTCAATCTTTGGACCATGGATGGTTTGGAAAAAAACGCCATTGTCCATGTTTGTCTAGAGCATGTCAACCACATGGAGGTCTGTAAAGAGTCTATCCGAGACTTGCTCAAAGACTGTGGCTTTCAAAACGTCACCATTGAGGTTGATGAAGACTTAGCAACCCACCGCGCCCACAAGAGAAATATCGAAGAGCTGGAAGTAAGTCAAAGTCATGAACATGATCATCACCATTAA
- a CDS encoding TetR/AcrR family transcriptional regulator produces MTAQDRRITKTRKAIYQAFLHLLNQKDYEAITVQEIIDLADVGRSTFYSHYESKELLLDELCQKLFHHLFERAEHLSPQDYLAHIFQHFKKNQDHVTSLLLSKNDYFIRQLRKELEHDVYPMVAAELIKAHPTLPHSYLKHLVVSHFIETLSWWLKKGKSYTEQEVIQFYLEILKVGSN; encoded by the coding sequence ATGACAGCACAGGATCGTCGCATCACCAAAACTCGAAAAGCTATCTATCAGGCTTTCTTACACTTACTCAACCAAAAAGACTACGAAGCCATCACGGTTCAGGAAATCATAGACCTTGCTGATGTGGGGCGCTCGACCTTTTACAGCCATTACGAGAGTAAGGAATTATTGCTAGATGAACTCTGTCAAAAGCTCTTTCACCATCTCTTTGAGCGTGCTGAACACCTCTCACCACAAGACTATCTAGCTCATATCTTTCAGCATTTCAAGAAAAATCAAGATCATGTGACCAGTCTCTTGCTCTCTAAAAACGATTATTTCATCCGGCAACTGCGAAAAGAACTGGAGCATGACGTCTACCCAATGGTAGCCGCCGAACTCATCAAGGCCCATCCAACTCTCCCTCACTCCTATCTCAAACATCTAGTCGTCAGCCATTTCATCGAAACCCTCAGCTGGTGGTTGAAAAAAGGCAAGTCCTACACCGAACAAGAAGTGATCCAATTTTATTTGGAGATTCTAAAAGTGGGCTCGAACTAG
- a CDS encoding HXXEE domain-containing protein — protein MTSVQFYFLFPSLFMLHELEEIVWMPSFVKKISIQYPNNRILTYYTPFAFNFIVLEQFLILMTSLYLSYQFNNYSIYASIIIAYIYHVFGHLIQTIVIRKYVPGLLTGILTSLFSLCNIKDEIPIKLYGYSLFTLLVIILNLVVSFMILHKISHKK, from the coding sequence ATGACCAGCGTGCAATTTTACTTTCTATTTCCATCACTCTTCATGCTTCACGAACTCGAAGAAATCGTTTGGATGCCATCCTTTGTCAAAAAAATATCAATCCAGTATCCAAACAATCGAATCCTAACTTATTACACTCCTTTTGCTTTCAACTTTATTGTCTTGGAACAATTTCTCATCCTAATGACGTCGCTATATCTTAGTTACCAGTTTAATAACTATAGCATTTACGCAAGCATCATAATCGCATATATCTACCATGTTTTCGGACATCTGATTCAGACAATCGTTATTCGAAAATATGTGCCTGGATTGTTGACGGGAATTCTAACGAGTTTGTTTTCTCTATGTAATATCAAAGATGAAATTCCAATTAAACTCTATGGTTACTCTCTTTTTACTTTATTGGTTATCATTTTAAATCTTGTAGTATCATTTATGATTCTTCATAAAATCAGTCACAAAAAATAG
- a CDS encoding glucuronide permease → MFFPILLGFFTVFLALAFALLHLLVSLSELKKGKKTLGIYLLFLGSSLAAFSLILYFFLPIVALVLWLIGCGLICYGAYWNGKHKGNLHPAHHLIRMGIVLVLTILLALL, encoded by the coding sequence ATGTTCTTCCCCATTCTTCTTGGCTTTTTTACAGTCTTCTTAGCCCTTGCTTTTGCTCTTCTTCATTTATTAGTCAGCCTTTCCGAATTAAAAAAGGGCAAGAAGACCCTTGGAATTTACCTACTTTTTCTAGGAAGTAGCCTTGCGGCCTTCTCTCTCATTCTCTACTTCTTTTTGCCGATTGTCGCACTAGTCCTTTGGCTGATCGGCTGTGGGTTGATTTGCTACGGGGCCTATTGGAATGGGAAACACAAAGGAAACCTCCATCCAGCCCACCACCTGATTCGGATGGGCATCGTTCTGGTCCTTACCATCTTGTTAGCCTTGTTATAA
- a CDS encoding AEC family transporter: protein MDIFLKSISGILVILGMILVGFVIGEKGWFDDKSRGLIAKLVTQVALPCYMLYTITQRFTAADLLIMLPALRFPALSMVILLGIATAVARIFAVRQDRRGLFISMFFNSNTIFVGLPINQALFGDASIPYVLIYYMCNTTFFWTLGTYLIQRDGEGEAQFDLKTSLKKVFSPPLMGFLLGLVMVMLQIKLPAFLASDLQYLGNLTTPLSMIFIGLSVSHVGVKQLVLGKDQLLILLGRFLVAPLLMASIVYWLPLPSLMKQVFIIQSAMPVMTNAPVVARLYGADSDYAAVMVTETTLATMVVIPFLMLLMA from the coding sequence ATGGATATCTTTCTTAAGAGCATATCGGGGATCCTGGTCATTCTGGGGATGATATTAGTGGGCTTTGTCATAGGTGAAAAAGGCTGGTTTGATGACAAGTCACGTGGCTTGATCGCAAAATTAGTCACTCAAGTTGCTCTTCCCTGCTATATGCTTTACACCATCACGCAGCGCTTCACAGCAGCGGATCTACTTATAATGTTGCCAGCCTTGCGGTTTCCTGCCCTGTCTATGGTCATTTTACTTGGCATCGCGACAGCAGTAGCAAGGATCTTTGCAGTGAGGCAGGACCGCCGTGGCCTCTTTATTTCCATGTTTTTTAATTCCAATACGATTTTTGTGGGGCTCCCCATCAACCAGGCCCTTTTCGGGGATGCCAGCATTCCCTATGTTTTGATCTATTACATGTGCAATACGACCTTTTTCTGGACCTTGGGGACCTATCTGATTCAGCGAGATGGTGAGGGAGAAGCGCAGTTTGATCTCAAAACGAGTCTGAAGAAAGTCTTTTCTCCGCCCCTGATGGGCTTTCTCTTGGGGCTAGTCATGGTGATGCTGCAGATCAAGTTGCCAGCCTTTCTAGCCAGTGATTTGCAGTATCTGGGTAATTTAACAACCCCTTTATCCATGATATTTATCGGTTTGTCAGTGTCTCATGTAGGTGTGAAGCAGTTGGTTCTGGGAAAAGATCAGCTATTGATTCTACTAGGTCGCTTCCTGGTTGCCCCTCTTTTGATGGCTTCCATCGTCTACTGGTTGCCTCTTCCAAGCCTGATGAAGCAAGTCTTTATCATCCAGTCTGCCATGCCTGTGATGACCAATGCGCCAGTTGTTGCCAGACTCTACGGAGCTGATAGTGATTATGCAGCAGTCATGGTGACAGAGACGACCCTTGCAACCATGGTGGTGATTCCTTTTCTCATGCTGTTGATGGCTTAA
- a CDS encoding energy-coupling factor ABC transporter ATP-binding protein — translation MSTIELNHLTFTYPERSFSLDVEDKHFADPMVAIVGQNGAGKSTLFKLLTGLLTPQTGVIKIDGENFNDLKPVEKLLKVGITFQNPDDQLFNPTVQREVEWSVAQVMDDHDTITRRALAALKRVGLDDKAAESPYDLSLSERKLLSVATVLAVDPAIYLFDEPMMSLDWESRRKLTAIFHQLADSGHQVVTITHDMDWVAAEFESVYVMEHGKFGFAGSPRELFSDHELVQRVGLLPPRIMDIAESLGDSQTYLSVNDYCQKNRDV, via the coding sequence ATGTCCACAATTGAACTGAACCACCTGACGTTCACTTATCCGGAACGGTCCTTTAGCTTGGATGTTGAAGACAAACACTTCGCCGATCCGATGGTGGCGATTGTCGGCCAAAATGGTGCCGGCAAATCAACGCTCTTCAAATTGTTGACGGGCTTGCTGACACCACAAACCGGTGTGATTAAGATCGATGGAGAAAATTTTAATGATCTTAAACCAGTCGAAAAGTTACTGAAGGTTGGGATTACTTTTCAGAATCCTGACGATCAGCTTTTCAACCCGACCGTTCAACGAGAGGTGGAGTGGAGTGTCGCGCAGGTCATGGATGACCACGACACGATTACGAGGCGGGCTTTAGCGGCTCTAAAAAGAGTTGGCTTGGATGATAAAGCAGCTGAAAGTCCATATGACCTGTCATTGTCGGAACGCAAGCTGTTGAGCGTTGCCACAGTTTTGGCAGTGGATCCGGCGATTTATTTATTTGATGAGCCGATGATGTCGCTTGATTGGGAAAGCCGGCGCAAGTTGACCGCAATTTTCCATCAGTTGGCTGATTCGGGTCACCAAGTTGTGACCATCACCCATGACATGGATTGGGTCGCCGCCGAGTTTGAGTCGGTGTATGTTATGGAACACGGGAAGTTTGGCTTCGCCGGCAGTCCACGGGAATTGTTCAGCGATCACGAACTTGTCCAGCGAGTGGGATTACTACCACCGCGGATTATGGACATAGCGGAGTCGCTGGGTGATTCACAGACATATTTATCGGTTAATGATTATTGCCAGAAAAATCGAGATGTATAG
- a CDS encoding ABC transporter ATP-binding protein, which yields MDEDKRIVIENLTTRYPGTEQPQLRQINAEVHTGQVVGIIGNSHSGKSTLCRVLAGVIPKMVSAEIEGDWHMFGQRVSDNWPVYNAMNGVVLQNPAGQLSGLADTVADEIAFDLINQGMAEGLIQKRVEEVATQMGLIEQLNLRPESLSGGQIQRLAIATAIVANPAVLIMDDPTSQMDPLGRRQFFQWLAQVKETTVFIVTSEIDDLCEVADVVWVLHEGQMVAQGRPGEVFNHLAADWQIPAPTIQQLAQKMDWHLADGRYPVNDAELKEVRYVHN from the coding sequence ATGGACGAAGATAAACGGATTGTAATTGAAAATTTGACCACCCGTTATCCGGGTACTGAGCAACCACAACTGCGTCAGATTAACGCGGAGGTTCATACCGGCCAGGTGGTTGGGATTATCGGGAATAGCCACTCCGGCAAATCGACTTTGTGCCGTGTGCTGGCAGGGGTCATTCCCAAAATGGTGTCTGCTGAGATTGAGGGCGACTGGCACATGTTTGGCCAGCGAGTGTCCGACAATTGGCCCGTTTATAATGCCATGAATGGAGTTGTACTGCAAAATCCAGCTGGCCAACTAAGCGGGTTGGCAGACACGGTTGCCGATGAAATCGCCTTTGACTTGATTAATCAGGGAATGGCTGAAGGACTGATTCAAAAACGGGTTGAAGAAGTTGCCACGCAAATGGGGCTGATTGAACAGCTGAATTTGCGTCCCGAGAGCCTTTCCGGTGGTCAGATCCAGCGGTTGGCAATTGCCACGGCGATTGTGGCTAACCCGGCTGTTTTGATTATGGATGATCCGACCAGTCAGATGGATCCCCTTGGCCGCCGACAATTTTTCCAATGGCTGGCCCAAGTCAAAGAGACGACTGTCTTCATTGTCACCAGTGAAATTGACGATTTGTGCGAAGTCGCCGACGTTGTGTGGGTGCTGCACGAGGGTCAAATGGTAGCCCAGGGCAGGCCGGGTGAGGTGTTTAATCATTTGGCAGCTGACTGGCAGATTCCAGCCCCGACAATCCAGCAACTTGCTCAAAAAATGGATTGGCACTTGGCTGATGGCCGGTATCCGGTGAATGACGCTGAACTGAAGGAGGTTCGTTATGTCCACAATTGA
- a CDS encoding energy-coupling factor transporter transmembrane component T: protein MTDQTLISGAPRVKLKWYQVIDPITKLLFILDMTLLSFASMNLLLQAGLILVATLLLLFSKLSSTIFKALGFSLFLICTMLIIQGLFYSRNQTVLFSVLGVSFYKEGLIYATTLGCRVLVIILTSGFFMVTTSISENAAYLELSGLSYKTVYVLMSVCYILPEMMRNMRKIQQAQKVRGTNPQKTLIQKLKSVLPVLIPLVIKTLDQSMARSISLQLRGFDNPNRTVRTSQRVYRLSRTLHIGLTGLAILLIGWKIWTKINGL from the coding sequence ATGACTGATCAAACATTGATTTCTGGAGCGCCACGGGTCAAGCTCAAGTGGTACCAGGTGATCGATCCGATTACTAAGCTCTTGTTCATCTTGGACATGACGTTGTTGAGCTTTGCCAGTATGAATTTATTGCTTCAGGCCGGATTAATTCTTGTCGCAACACTGCTATTGTTATTTTCCAAATTGAGTTCTACCATCTTTAAGGCGCTGGGATTCAGCTTGTTTCTGATTTGCACCATGCTGATCATCCAAGGATTATTTTACAGTCGGAATCAAACTGTGCTGTTTTCTGTGCTTGGGGTGTCGTTCTACAAAGAAGGCCTGATTTACGCCACCACTCTGGGTTGTCGAGTATTGGTGATTATTTTGACCAGTGGCTTTTTTATGGTGACCACGAGTATTTCAGAAAACGCGGCCTATTTGGAACTGTCCGGATTGTCTTATAAAACCGTCTACGTTCTGATGTCGGTGTGTTATATTTTGCCGGAAATGATGCGCAATATGCGGAAAATCCAGCAGGCACAAAAAGTTCGCGGAACCAATCCGCAAAAAACGTTGATTCAGAAATTAAAGTCAGTCCTGCCGGTTCTAATTCCATTGGTGATTAAGACCTTGGATCAATCGATGGCGCGGTCGATTTCTCTCCAACTGAGAGGTTTTGATAATCCCAACCGGACTGTCAGAACCTCCCAGCGCGTGTATCGCCTGTCGCGGACGCTGCACATTGGTCTGACTGGATTGGCAATTTTATTGATTGGGTGGAAGATATGGACGAAGATAAACGGATTGTAA